The following coding sequences are from one Candidatus Borkfalkia ceftriaxoniphila window:
- a CDS encoding carbohydrate ABC transporter permease produces MEHTKNSPNLTNFRNTRAARGLTRTLQYAVLIILAIVLVFPYFYMFIRSFMTSDQVKLYPVEFWPAPFSVQGWSMFFEGDYIKAFLRTVLIVGINVIVVPCSASLVAYGFAKIKFLGSGLLFAVMLATMMIPGVVTQIPLYVMYTNLGWTNTILPFVIPNFFGGGAIYIFLIRQFMKGIPNEMDNAARLDGANLFQRYLLITVPLCIPVLIFVMVSVFNAYWGDFYGPLLYMNQEGKETLAFKIYQDVTVQNVTKDKENLRMASGVFMSILPMIFFILFQKQLIEGVAVDGLKG; encoded by the coding sequence ATGGAACATACGAAGAACTCTCCGAATCTTACGAATTTCCGCAACACGCGCGCGGCGCGGGGCTTGACGCGCACGCTGCAATATGCCGTTCTGATCATTTTGGCGATCGTATTGGTGTTTCCCTATTTCTATATGTTTATCAGAAGTTTCATGACGTCCGATCAGGTAAAACTGTATCCCGTGGAATTCTGGCCCGCGCCTTTTTCGGTGCAGGGGTGGAGCATGTTCTTCGAAGGCGATTACATCAAGGCGTTTCTGCGCACCGTGCTCATCGTCGGGATCAACGTGATCGTCGTGCCGTGTTCGGCGTCGTTGGTGGCGTACGGATTCGCAAAGATCAAATTTCTCGGCAGCGGGCTCTTGTTCGCGGTCATGCTTGCGACCATGATGATCCCCGGCGTGGTCACGCAGATCCCGCTCTACGTCATGTACACCAATCTCGGCTGGACGAACACCATACTTCCCTTCGTGATCCCGAACTTTTTCGGCGGCGGCGCGATCTACATTTTTCTGATACGCCAGTTCATGAAGGGCATTCCCAACGAAATGGACAACGCGGCGCGGCTGGACGGCGCGAATCTCTTTCAAAGATATCTCCTGATCACCGTGCCGCTGTGTATTCCCGTGCTCATCTTCGTCATGGTCAGCGTATTCAACGCCTACTGGGGCGATTTCTACGGCCCGCTCCTGTACATGAATCAGGAGGGCAAGGAAACGCTCGCCTTTAAGATCTACCAGGACGTGACAGTGCAGAACGTGACCAAGGACAAGGAAAATCTCAGAATGGCTTCGGGCGTGTTTATGTCCATATTGCCGATGATCTTCTTTATTCTCTTCCAGAAACAGCTCATCGAAGGCGTCGCCGTAGACGGGCTGAAAGGCTGA
- a CDS encoding carbohydrate ABC transporter permease, whose product MKEKNSAAVKLGKQVKQVLRTNYSGWLFTLPLTIGILVFTIYPMIQSLYYSFFDFSGFNTFEFAGWGNYEQIFKIDTEFYKVLSNTVLYAVISVPLMLVLSYFVALLVNMQVKGVTVFRVFYYLPCMIPGVVSSVIWKDIMSDTGALNTILSLFNIPPNPFFSAASTSMFAVIVMGLWGVGGGMVLWIAAFKNIPTALYEAAKIDGAGAMRRLVSITIPMSTSMIFYNLVTGIIGSLQINSTMIFAPQGGKGMEGSIYFYAVKIYKEAFEYYSLGYACALAWVLFIIIAALTAVVFKTSKWVYYGEDA is encoded by the coding sequence ATGAAAGAAAAAAACAGCGCTGCCGTGAAATTAGGCAAGCAAGTCAAACAGGTGCTGCGCACCAATTATTCGGGATGGTTATTCACGTTGCCGCTGACGATCGGCATTCTTGTCTTTACCATCTATCCGATGATACAATCGCTCTATTACAGTTTTTTCGATTTTTCGGGGTTCAACACCTTCGAATTCGCGGGCTGGGGCAACTATGAACAGATCTTTAAGATCGATACCGAATTTTACAAAGTTCTGTCCAACACCGTGCTGTACGCGGTCATCAGCGTGCCGCTCATGCTGGTGCTTTCTTACTTCGTCGCGCTTCTGGTCAATATGCAGGTGAAGGGCGTCACCGTATTCCGCGTGTTTTACTATCTTCCCTGCATGATCCCCGGCGTCGTGTCGAGCGTCATCTGGAAAGACATCATGTCCGATACGGGCGCGCTCAATACCATTTTAAGCCTTTTCAACATTCCGCCCAATCCCTTTTTCTCGGCGGCGAGCACATCCATGTTCGCTGTCATCGTCATGGGGCTTTGGGGCGTAGGCGGGGGCATGGTCCTGTGGATCGCCGCGTTTAAAAATATTCCGACCGCGCTGTACGAGGCTGCGAAGATCGACGGCGCGGGCGCGATGCGCAGGCTCGTTTCCATCACCATACCCATGAGCACTTCCATGATCTTCTACAATCTCGTGACGGGCATCATCGGCAGTCTGCAGATCAATTCCACGATGATCTTCGCGCCGCAGGGCGGCAAGGGTATGGAAGGTTCCATCTATTTTTATGCCGTTAAAATTTACAAAGAAGCGTTCGAATATTATTCGCTGGGGTATGCCTGCGCGCTCGCATGGGTACTGTTTATCATCATCGCGGCGCTGACCGCCGTCGTGTTCAAGACGAGCAAGTGGGTGTATTACGGGGAGGATGCCTGA
- a CDS encoding ABC transporter substrate-binding protein, producing MKSKFTGLILAVVLLFGSVGLVGCRPGGSSTVDEYTPNLDVDYEITETLKVGITADAREKELIEGLIEGFNEIFPNVTIQPEVIQGTNYTSALSSYYQADLKNPGTMPDILWMSSAESFPLIEEKLFLNLDPYINAELERDSEFLDAFYPEMWKLGQQNFDGAQYLIPRSADRVVTHINKGIFKAANVDMSKVKNGWTWQDFLDTCETIRKYFDENGMTGQYVIDAYINWEAVMYPIFLSNGCSVFDENNQLVVNSEEGRAALNMMNELVEKRYVAPLNSSAQANYEGGQGAMMFHSAPASKFYNLLGEDYDLVTFPLIGDQPKIGTGVPGYCIYNKTQKRDLAWQFLKYMVSEDGQNAFAKAGATNPPIRKDMADPKTNLWGQGVNGEYKDLNMEAYTYKVEYNQPTDFFLGFAPKKQTELIGNLSDLVTNYLARPGMGLEAALARFDEEIKATINKR from the coding sequence ATGAAGTCGAAATTTACAGGATTGATTCTTGCGGTCGTATTGCTGTTCGGCTCGGTCGGATTGGTCGGTTGCCGTCCCGGCGGCTCAAGCACCGTCGATGAGTACACGCCGAATCTGGACGTGGATTACGAGATCACCGAAACTCTGAAAGTCGGTATTACGGCCGACGCGCGCGAAAAGGAACTCATCGAAGGGCTGATCGAAGGGTTCAACGAAATTTTTCCGAATGTCACCATTCAGCCTGAGGTCATTCAGGGGACCAACTACACGTCCGCGCTTTCCAGTTATTATCAGGCGGATCTGAAAAATCCCGGAACGATGCCCGATATTTTATGGATGAGTTCGGCGGAAAGTTTTCCTCTGATCGAAGAAAAACTGTTTCTGAATCTCGATCCCTACATAAACGCGGAACTCGAGCGGGACAGTGAATTTTTAGATGCTTTTTATCCCGAAATGTGGAAACTCGGCCAGCAGAATTTCGACGGAGCGCAGTATCTGATTCCGAGAAGCGCCGACCGCGTCGTAACGCATATCAATAAGGGCATTTTCAAGGCTGCGAACGTCGATATGTCCAAGGTCAAAAACGGCTGGACCTGGCAGGATTTTCTCGATACGTGCGAGACGATCCGCAAATATTTCGACGAGAACGGAATGACGGGTCAATACGTCATCGACGCGTATATCAACTGGGAAGCGGTCATGTATCCCATTTTCCTCTCCAACGGATGCAGCGTGTTCGACGAGAACAACCAACTCGTCGTGAACAGCGAAGAGGGGCGCGCCGCTCTCAACATGATGAACGAACTGGTCGAAAAGAGATACGTCGCGCCGCTCAATTCTTCGGCGCAGGCGAACTACGAGGGCGGACAGGGCGCCATGATGTTCCATTCCGCGCCCGCCTCTAAATTTTATAATCTTTTGGGGGAAGATTACGATCTCGTGACTTTCCCGCTCATCGGAGATCAGCCCAAGATCGGCACGGGCGTGCCCGGCTACTGCATCTATAACAAGACGCAGAAACGCGACCTTGCCTGGCAGTTTTTGAAATACATGGTGTCCGAGGACGGACAGAACGCTTTCGCCAAGGCGGGCGCGACCAATCCGCCCATCCGCAAGGATATGGCGGATCCCAAGACCAATCTTTGGGGACAGGGCGTCAACGGGGAATATAAAGACCTCAATATGGAGGCGTACACCTACAAGGTGGAATACAATCAGCCGACGGATTTCTTTTTGGGCTTTGCGCCGAAAAAGCAGACCGAACTGATCGGCAATCTTTCGGATCTCGTCACGAACTATCTTGCAAGGCCCGGCATGGGGCTGGAAGCGGCGCTCGCGCGGTTCGACGAGGAGATCAAAGCGACCATCAATAAGAGATAG
- a CDS encoding LacI family DNA-binding transcriptional regulator — protein sequence MDLKSEKNVTRSDIARAAGVSVGTVSNVLNNTAVVKEDLRQKVLKTVKELHYVQNYTAKSLASKNNHHIGVAVYEMSNPYHVEVVRGIEEYATQNGYIVSIFMLDNNMDKKLDAVCQRKLSGLVNFMTNEYPATFLDILRKQGTLLVNFGTEQGIRAYVDYADAIKEYCRTLYTLGHRDIGYLYYGDRPRFLADNRGRAFYEARKELGLTENDDYILFGNNSSENSEVLGYESVKRLMRAHPEVTALFCTNDMAAVGAMRGLREMGLRVPEDVSVIGCDDIWLAEFFSPSLSSISHDKREMGRRIAKAIIDSIREKTISEDVIWFQAKAVMRDSLGKARNLK from the coding sequence ATGGACTTGAAATCGGAAAAAAACGTGACCAGATCGGACATCGCGAGGGCTGCGGGCGTTTCCGTTGGTACGGTTTCGAACGTGCTCAACAACACGGCTGTCGTAAAGGAAGATCTCAGGCAAAAAGTTTTAAAGACCGTAAAAGAACTCCATTACGTGCAGAATTATACGGCAAAGAGTCTCGCGTCAAAAAACAATCATCATATCGGCGTGGCTGTCTATGAAATGTCCAATCCTTATCACGTGGAAGTCGTGCGGGGGATCGAAGAATACGCAACGCAGAACGGCTATATCGTTTCCATATTTATGCTGGACAATAATATGGATAAAAAACTCGACGCGGTCTGTCAGAGGAAGTTGAGCGGTCTGGTCAATTTTATGACCAACGAATATCCCGCCACGTTTTTGGACATTCTGAGAAAGCAGGGAACTTTGCTGGTAAATTTCGGAACGGAACAGGGCATACGCGCCTATGTGGACTATGCCGACGCCATCAAGGAATACTGCCGCACGCTGTATACATTGGGACATCGCGACATCGGATATTTGTATTACGGCGACCGTCCCCGTTTTCTTGCGGATAACCGCGGCCGTGCTTTTTACGAGGCGCGAAAGGAATTGGGGCTGACGGAAAACGACGATTATATTTTATTCGGCAATAATTCGTCGGAAAATTCCGAAGTGCTCGGTTACGAGAGCGTCAAACGGCTGATGCGCGCGCATCCCGAGGTCACCGCCCTGTTTTGCACGAACGACATGGCAGCGGTGGGGGCGATGCGAGGATTGCGGGAAATGGGGCTGCGCGTTCCCGAGGACGTTTCCGTCATCGGCTGCGACGATATCTGGCTTGCGGAATTTTTCTCGCCGTCTTTGAGCAGCATTTCGCACGACAAGCGGGAAATGGGAAGAAGGATCGCCAAAGCCATTATCGACAGTATCCGCGAAAAGACGATTTCGGAAGACGTCATTTGGTTTCAGGCAAAGGCCGTCATGCGCGATTCTTTGGGAAAAGCGAGAAATTTAAAATAA
- a CDS encoding EFR1 family ferrodoxin (N-terminal region resembles flavodoxins. C-terminal ferrodoxin region binds two 4Fe-4S clusters.), which produces MEKLKAYYFTGTGNTRYVTEKLCGYLQDRYDTETFDVTKTVSVSSADLLLFAFPVYGSSPPKPMVRFVLNNAQKIRGQECIVIATQYKFSGDGAASLGRLLEKTGAKVSFAEHFNMPNNLSDCAMFKIRNGAELKDTLERAEKKAQCFAGRILKGKKFRRGFNPLSHSVGYVCQRKWWRKGENEKKSSLQIDAQKCVGCGLCADRCPIHNIRIENGKAVPQSDCALCYRCVNLCPKQAIRLFGKEFSQPQYKGPSK; this is translated from the coding sequence ATGGAGAAACTGAAAGCCTATTATTTCACGGGTACCGGAAACACACGATACGTGACCGAAAAACTTTGCGGGTATTTACAAGACAGATATGATACCGAAACGTTCGACGTTACGAAAACGGTAAGCGTCTCTTCTGCCGATCTCTTATTATTCGCCTTTCCCGTTTACGGTTCTTCCCCGCCCAAACCGATGGTCCGATTCGTTTTGAACAACGCGCAAAAGATACGCGGACAGGAATGTATCGTCATTGCAACGCAATATAAGTTTTCGGGCGACGGTGCGGCGAGTTTAGGGCGACTCCTCGAAAAAACAGGCGCAAAAGTATCTTTTGCGGAGCATTTCAATATGCCGAACAATCTTTCCGATTGCGCGATGTTTAAGATCCGCAACGGCGCCGAACTCAAAGATACCCTCGAAAGAGCGGAAAAAAAGGCGCAATGTTTCGCCGGCCGTATTTTAAAGGGCAAAAAATTTCGGCGCGGGTTCAATCCCCTCTCCCATTCCGTAGGCTATGTATGCCAGCGGAAATGGTGGCGGAAAGGCGAAAACGAAAAAAAGAGCAGCCTGCAAATCGACGCGCAGAAATGCGTCGGCTGCGGGTTATGCGCGGACCGCTGTCCCATTCATAATATCCGCATCGAAAACGGAAAAGCCGTACCCCAATCGGATTGCGCACTCTGTTACCGCTGCGTGAACCTCTGTCCGAAACAAGCAATCCGCTTATTCGGAAAAGAGTTTTCTCAACCGCAATACAAAGGTCCTTCGAAATGA
- a CDS encoding uroporphyrinogen decarboxylase family protein: MGFRKDFLDCLSGLTPEKPPLTEYMMFWPECDALYLPHMNGKSYAEYFGLGSFLSVPCDFNPYPLYEEEILSQNGRFVTKRDALGITCTLEKDSSAMPHYIEFPIKDRNSFLRYAERLDANDAARFAHLPGFWRRAGTYDCPTQMISRGIFAFLRDFIKFEDLMILFCDEPDLIAEMTAFHGDFLIALWGKALSFGVPDLVYFGEDMAYKNGPMVSPAMVREFIFPQWKRVIDMLKRRGVRHIVFDSDGNVMPVLDMVAEAGFTCILPLERAAGMDGETVRERYPTLGMIGGVDKLNLAKGGDALRKEAQKAARLYRAGRYIPSCDHSVPPIVSFENYCKYLEYLKEELK; this comes from the coding sequence ATGGGTTTCCGTAAAGATTTTCTCGATTGCCTTTCGGGCTTGACGCCTGAAAAGCCGCCTCTGACCGAATATATGATGTTCTGGCCCGAATGCGACGCGCTCTATCTGCCGCACATGAACGGGAAATCTTACGCGGAATATTTCGGCCTGGGCAGTTTTTTGTCGGTGCCGTGTGATTTCAACCCGTATCCGCTCTATGAAGAGGAGATACTCTCGCAAAACGGGCGGTTCGTTACCAAGCGCGACGCGCTGGGGATCACCTGCACTCTCGAAAAAGATTCCAGCGCGATGCCGCACTATATCGAATTTCCGATCAAAGACAGGAACAGTTTTCTGCGTTATGCCGAGCGCCTGGATGCGAATGACGCCGCGCGGTTTGCGCATCTTCCGGGATTCTGGCGGCGCGCGGGAACGTACGACTGCCCGACACAGATGATTTCCCGCGGCATTTTCGCCTTCCTGCGCGACTTTATCAAGTTCGAAGACCTCATGATTTTGTTCTGCGACGAACCCGACCTGATTGCGGAAATGACCGCTTTTCACGGGGATTTTCTCATTGCTCTGTGGGGAAAAGCGCTCTCGTTCGGCGTGCCCGATCTCGTCTATTTCGGTGAAGATATGGCGTATAAAAACGGGCCGATGGTCAGCCCCGCAATGGTCAGGGAGTTTATTTTTCCGCAATGGAAACGCGTCATCGATATGTTGAAGCGCCGCGGCGTACGGCATATCGTTTTCGACAGCGACGGCAACGTTATGCCCGTACTCGATATGGTAGCGGAAGCGGGTTTTACCTGTATTCTGCCTTTGGAGCGGGCGGCGGGAATGGACGGAGAGACCGTGCGCGAACGCTATCCCACGCTGGGTATGATCGGCGGCGTCGATAAACTGAATCTTGCAAAGGGCGGCGACGCGCTGCGAAAGGAAGCGCAGAAAGCCGCGCGGCTGTATCGGGCGGGACGCTATATCCCGTCCTGCGACCACAGCGTTCCGCCCATCGTATCCTTTGAAAATTATTGTAAATATCTGGAATATCTGAAAGAAGAATTGAAATGA
- a CDS encoding LacI family DNA-binding transcriptional regulator translates to MEKTIDKSNKPNRALVAERAGVSIATVSCVLNNTRTFSPETREKVLAAVKELKYVPDMAARSMKTNQSYQFAVIINDISNPMFLQLVSELEKQGIKHNYFLNICGGYADFEVYVNQLIARRIDGVFLAVKLNKLDSKLLDKLVDNGVRIVSGGGKDYNNYRTDVTYVNIDMKGGLDSHFRLLKSLGHKKAAYLSAFPADDMDDGRVRLFCELSEKYFGEKKPFVFSKDTFIDTNIENGYRMGQEMLQRLDGYTAVIATNDLMAMGFIKAMRDNGLHCPEDISVLGIDNNALSAVFEPSITTFGPDYTEYAKAIFDLLFEKNADSGEHTVGIKHYVRESTGVARQRSK, encoded by the coding sequence ATGGAAAAAACGATTGATAAATCCAACAAACCCAACCGAGCATTGGTCGCGGAGCGCGCGGGAGTCAGCATTGCCACCGTTTCCTGCGTGCTCAACAACACGCGCACGTTCAGCCCCGAAACGAGGGAAAAAGTGCTCGCCGCCGTCAAAGAGTTGAAATACGTTCCCGATATGGCGGCGCGCAGCATGAAGACGAATCAGTCGTACCAATTCGCCGTAATTATCAACGATATATCCAATCCCATGTTTCTGCAACTCGTCAGCGAACTGGAAAAGCAAGGCATCAAGCACAATTATTTTCTCAACATCTGCGGCGGCTATGCCGATTTCGAAGTGTACGTCAACCAACTCATCGCGCGTCGCATCGACGGCGTGTTTCTCGCGGTGAAACTCAATAAACTGGATTCGAAACTTCTGGATAAACTTGTAGACAACGGCGTGCGCATCGTGTCGGGCGGCGGAAAGGATTACAATAATTATCGGACGGACGTCACCTACGTCAACATCGATATGAAAGGGGGACTCGACAGCCATTTTCGCCTGCTCAAATCGCTCGGACATAAAAAGGCGGCATACCTCTCCGCCTTTCCCGCTGACGATATGGACGACGGCCGCGTGCGCCTGTTTTGCGAATTGTCCGAAAAGTATTTCGGGGAAAAGAAGCCGTTTGTTTTCAGCAAAGATACATTTATCGATACGAATATCGAAAACGGTTACCGCATGGGGCAGGAAATGCTGCAACGGCTGGACGGCTACACCGCGGTGATCGCCACCAACGATCTGATGGCGATGGGGTTTATCAAGGCTATGCGCGACAACGGGCTGCATTGCCCCGAAGATATTTCTGTTTTGGGCATCGATAACAACGCGCTCTCCGCGGTGTTCGAGCCTTCGATCACGACCTTCGGCCCCGATTATACCGAATACGCCAAGGCAATTTTCGATCTGCTTTTCGAAAAGAACGCGGACAGCGGGGAGCATACCGTCGGCATCAAACATTATGTGCGCGAAAGCACGGGCGTAGCGCGTCAAAGGAGCAAATAG
- a CDS encoding carbohydrate ABC transporter permease: MVTHAHSPAARFFTSFAKYAFLIVLGLFFLFPLFAMLSRSLMTDQEIIRMSLLWSKSPSFDAYGRVFNLKSVYWIFNTVLIAVVNIVGITLSSSLCAYGFSKLKFPGREVVFSVTLATMMLPSITMQIPLYIIFSDFGWIGTWYPMMLPGFFGGGAVNIFLMRQFMRGIPDQLGEAAKIDGANKFRIYWQIVMPLCLPIIAFTMVNTFLGTWNDFMNPLLYLGSRERLYTISLGLYMDFMMSGANNPLANVQMAGGIIMLIPCAVLFFCFQKLLIEGVTLSGIKG; the protein is encoded by the coding sequence ATGGTAACGCATGCACATTCTCCCGCCGCGCGGTTCTTTACTTCGTTTGCAAAATACGCGTTTCTGATCGTGTTGGGGCTGTTCTTCCTGTTTCCGCTCTTCGCTATGCTCTCGCGCAGCCTCATGACCGACCAGGAGATCATCCGTATGTCCCTGCTTTGGTCGAAATCTCCTTCTTTTGATGCGTACGGAAGGGTATTCAACCTCAAATCCGTCTATTGGATCTTCAATACCGTACTCATCGCCGTCGTCAACATCGTCGGCATCACGCTCTCCTCGTCGCTCTGCGCCTACGGTTTTTCCAAATTGAAATTTCCCGGGAGGGAAGTCGTTTTCTCCGTCACGCTCGCGACGATGATGCTTCCCTCGATCACCATGCAGATCCCGCTGTATATCATTTTTTCCGATTTCGGCTGGATCGGCACGTGGTATCCGATGATGCTGCCCGGGTTTTTCGGCGGCGGCGCGGTGAATATCTTTCTCATGCGTCAGTTCATGCGCGGCATTCCCGACCAACTCGGCGAGGCTGCGAAGATCGACGGCGCGAATAAATTCCGTATCTATTGGCAGATCGTCATGCCGCTGTGCCTGCCCATTATCGCTTTTACGATGGTGAATACCTTTCTGGGCACGTGGAACGACTTCATGAATCCGCTGTTATACCTGGGCAGCCGCGAAAGGCTCTATACCATTTCGCTCGGTCTGTACATGGATTTTATGATGAGCGGTGCGAATAATCCGCTCGCGAACGTGCAGATGGCAGGCGGTATCATCATGCTGATCCCCTGCGCCGTACTGTTCTTCTGTTTCCAGAAATTATTGATAGAAGGCGTCACGCTGAGCGGCATCAAAGGATAA
- a CDS encoding carbohydrate ABC transporter permease: MSKVRTFRKGKALDIFTSYLFVLPVILGILLFTLVPMMTSLYYSFTDYNPTLVNAKPAFVGIQNFADAFGKNWKAVGNSLFVTISYTIITVPLNLVLSFAIAMLLNQKLKGMRVFRTIYYIPVIIPAVASGLLWNDITKVNGGMFNVILTEFLKLPPYQFYNSAETVLPSLIFMSLFGMGGGMVLWIAQLKGIPESLYEAASLDGANFFVRTFRITLPMCTPMIFYNLIMGIIGGLQIFTQVLLLRNPNNSEALNFFVLHIYDNAMGNNMMGYASALSWILFVIIAAITAVTFKTSKWVYYGEVA; the protein is encoded by the coding sequence ATGTCCAAGGTCAGAACTTTCCGTAAAGGCAAGGCGCTGGATATATTTACTTCGTATCTCTTCGTCTTGCCCGTAATACTCGGAATCCTGTTGTTTACGCTCGTTCCGATGATGACGTCGCTCTATTACAGTTTTACCGATTACAACCCGACGCTCGTGAACGCAAAGCCCGCGTTCGTCGGCATTCAGAACTTTGCCGACGCGTTCGGCAAAAACTGGAAAGCGGTCGGCAACAGCCTTTTCGTCACCATATCCTACACGATCATCACTGTGCCGCTCAATCTGGTGCTTTCCTTTGCGATCGCCATGCTGCTCAATCAGAAGTTGAAGGGCATGCGCGTCTTTCGCACGATCTACTATATTCCCGTCATCATTCCCGCAGTCGCGTCGGGACTGTTGTGGAACGATATCACAAAGGTGAACGGGGGCATGTTCAACGTCATTCTCACGGAGTTTTTGAAACTTCCCCCGTATCAGTTCTATAACTCGGCGGAAACCGTCCTGCCGTCGCTCATTTTTATGAGTTTATTCGGCATGGGCGGGGGCATGGTCTTGTGGATCGCGCAATTGAAAGGCATTCCCGAAAGTCTATACGAAGCCGCAAGTTTAGACGGCGCGAATTTCTTTGTCCGCACCTTCCGCATCACTTTGCCCATGTGCACGCCCATGATCTTTTACAATCTCATTATGGGCATTATCGGCGGTCTGCAGATCTTCACGCAGGTATTACTGCTTCGAAATCCCAATAATTCCGAGGCGCTCAACTTTTTCGTGCTGCATATTTACGACAACGCGATGGGCAATAATATGATGGGGTACGCCTCCGCGCTCTCCTGGATCCTGTTCGTCATCATCGCGGCGATCACGGCGGTGACTTTCAAAACCTCCAAATGGGTCTATTACGGGGAGGTCGCATAA